Proteins from one Malaya genurostris strain Urasoe2022 chromosome 2, Malgen_1.1, whole genome shotgun sequence genomic window:
- the LOC131432598 gene encoding pancreatic lipase-related protein 2-like, producing the protein MSSSGEIQTALCKLLMVIAIFGVVGARDYITGSVRFTLFNREQQEWITLSSNDSDFDANGCNPKEPFAVIVHGWREGTYTEWINDMKNNLTTYRRGCVMFMSYANDNRKLDYFGELVPYFKYLANELYTHLRRLESIGFDPATGYMFGFSFGAHLAIEAGRRLGLKKLERLDVCDPAGPGFDSDGEYSLLDPREAAKRVQCIHTSTKYGTSRRNCHTNWSMGNCGKDQPGAGKYPKGSHGLCPHFYNSAFEHDFYAVPKPDACSSVRYTGIWPRGYKMGYFSDTSSDVEGELFSPTTKYYPYNNDTVLNEI; encoded by the exons ATGTCGTCGTCTGGCGAGATTCAGACTGCCCTGTGCAAGCTGCTTATGGTGATTGCGATCTTTGGAGTGGTAGGAGCACGCGATTACATCACCGGATCCGTTCGGTTTACCTTGTTCAACCG GGAGCAACAAGAGTGGATAACGTTGTCCAGCAATGACAGCGACTTCGATGCCAACGGATGCAATCCGAAGGAACCGTTTGCCGTCATTGTGCACGGATGGCGCGAGGGAACCTACACGGAGTGGATCAACGATATGAAAAACAACTTGACCACTTACAGAAGAGGGTGTGTCATGTTTATGAGCTACGCCAACGACAACCGCAAGTTGGACTATTTCGGTGAGCTGGTGCCATACTTCAAGTATTTGGCTAACGAGCTGTACACTCATCTCCGAAGATTGGAATCGATTGGATTCGATCCGGCCACAGGCTATATGTTTGGCTTCAGCTTCGGTGCCCATCTTGCGATAGAGGCCGGAAGAAGACTTGGACTAAAAAAGCTGGAACGGCTTGATG TATGTGATCCGGCTGGACCTGGTTTCGACAGTGACGGTGAGTATTCTCTGCTGGATCCTAGAGAGGCAGCAAAGCGAGTGCAGTGTATTCACACCAGTACAAAGTACGGCACCAGTCGCCGTAACTGTCACACTAATTGGAGTATGGGCAATTGTGGAAAGGATCAACCGGGTGCTGGAAAATATCCGAAGGGTTCGCACGGATTGTGTCCACATTTTTACAACAGTGCATTCGAACACGACTTCTATGCCGTACCGAAGCCGGACGCGTGCTCTTCGGTGCGCTATACCGGAATCTGGCCACGTGGATACAAGATGGGTTACTTTAGCGATACGAGCAG CGATGTCGAAGGGGAACTATTTTCACCGACTACAAAATACTATCCGTACAACAACGACACGGTGCTGAATGAAATTTAG